The Pyrobaculum sp. 3827-6 genomic sequence CCCCTCAACAGCTTTGCATATGTCGTTAACTACGGTTTTTATCCGGCTCATAACTGTCTGGACGTCCTCCTTTACCTGCCCCTTCTCGGCCAGCTTCTTGACAGACCACTCAATGTTCTGTAGAGCCTTCTTGAGGTACTCCTCCGCGACGTCGACCAGCGCCACCTCGTAGCCGGCGATTGCGAAAAGCTCAGCAATGCCGTGGCCCATCGTCCCGGCGCCTATAACAGCCGCTTTTGGCATGAATAGGTGAAAAAGGGTATATTTAAAGAGTATATACGTCTATAGTTGAAGTTTATACACTTGCTAATATAAAACCCAGCTTCAGCAAGAAGCCAGGTATGTACCTCATTCCTGACGGCCATATAGAGCCGGCGACGAACTGCGCAGACGCCTCGTCTATTGCCCTAACCTCGGCCTCTGACAGCTCGAGGCCCACGGCCTCCACAACGTCATGTGCCTGCTCCACGGTCTTTATCCCCGGGATTGGGTAGGCGCCCTTAGCCGCGTGCCAAGCCAGCACCACAGCCGCCGGGCTGATCCCCCTACCCGCGGCGATTTTTCTAATAGTCTCAACTACCCTCCTCCCCGCGGGCGTAGCCGCCCTCTTGACCGCGGGATCGAGCCTCCTCGCCGGATCGTCGCCGAGAGACTCTTTCACAGCCGCCCCCTTGGCTAGTGGGCTCCAGGATATGACTGTAAAACCCATCCTCCTCCCCGCCTCTATCAGCCTCTCCGCGGCCCTCTGCAACGGGTTGTATACCACCTGGTCGGAGACGATCTCGTACTTTTTTGTGCACGTCTTGGCCCGCTCCATGAGGCCCAGGTCGAAGTTGCTGACGCCTATCTCAGAGGCGAGTCCCAGCTCCGCCGCCCTCTCCAAGCCGCGAACCACTCTGCAAATTGGCACGTACACCGGCGGCGGCCAGTGGAACTGCAGTAGGTCGACTCGCCCTATCCTTCTCCTGCTTATCTCTGCGCTCTTGACGATGCGGCCCCAGTGGAACCCGGCGACCTTAGTCGCAACGACGACGTGCGGTCGCTGGCGTATCAACTCCCCCACAAACTTCTCGCTTCTCCCTCTTCCATACACCTCTGCGGTGTCTATGAAGTTCAGGCCGTGGTCAAGTGCGTATTCATATGCTCTCTTTATCTCGGCCGGGTCTACACGCCAGGCTCCGCCCCCGGCTTGCCAAGCGCCCAGCCCCACCCTCCCCACCTCTAGGCTACCGATCTTCACAGCGGCGGGGCGTTGTCCGGAATTAAGCTTTTTGCTCAGCCAGCCTCCTCAACTCCTCTGCCCTAAGCTCGCGCTTCAGGATTTTGCCCACGGCAGACTTAGGCAACTCGTCTCTAAACTCCACTGCGCGCGGCCTTTTATAATGGGCTAGCTTATCCTCAGTCCACTTAATGACGTCCTCCGGCTTCACCTTGCCCTTGCACTCGTCTTTCAGCACTATGTAGGCCTTGGGTATCTCCCCCGCCTCTGGGTGCGGAACGCCGATTACCGCCGCCTCCTTCACACAGGGGTGC encodes the following:
- a CDS encoding 3-hydroxyacyl-CoA dehydrogenase NAD-binding domain-containing protein; this encodes MPKAAVIGAGTMGHGIAELFAIAGYEVALVDVAEEYLKKALQNIEWSVKKLAEKGQVKEDVQTVMSRIKTVVNDICKAVEG
- a CDS encoding aldo/keto reductase, with product MKIGSLEVGRVGLGAWQAGGGAWRVDPAEIKRAYEYALDHGLNFIDTAEVYGRGRSEKFVGELIRQRPHVVVATKVAGFHWGRIVKSAEISRRRIGRVDLLQFHWPPPVYVPICRVVRGLERAAELGLASEIGVSNFDLGLMERAKTCTKKYEIVSDQVVYNPLQRAAERLIEAGRRMGFTVISWSPLAKGAAVKESLGDDPARRLDPAVKRAATPAGRRVVETIRKIAAGRGISPAAVVLAWHAAKGAYPIPGIKTVEQAHDVVEAVGLELSEAEVRAIDEASAQFVAGSIWPSGMRYIPGFLLKLGFILASV